From the Nodularia sp. NIES-3585 genome, one window contains:
- a CDS encoding type II toxin-antitoxin system VapB family antitoxin, protein MATPLNINEALLQEALALEDHASIDSLVETALREYIQRRKRLKVLELFGTIDYDGNYDYKHQRQQT, encoded by the coding sequence GTGGCTACACCACTCAACATAAACGAAGCCCTACTACAAGAGGCATTAGCACTTGAAGACCACGCGTCCATTGATTCTCTGGTGGAAACAGCACTGCGCGAATATATTCAACGTCGTAAGCGGCTCAAAGTGTTAGAACTCTTTGGTACTATCGATTATGATGGAAACTATGACTACAAACACCAACGTCAGCAGACATGA
- a CDS encoding phosphatidylserine/phosphatidylglycerophosphate/cardiolipin synthase family protein — MSQTFMWIFFTISLLILVTLIVLYFRGLFRSQTFYKIKNLPSPSTANFPVTIASLSDSFITQGKVTGFYREAADIFAARLEVINSASQSIQFETFIITPGKRADDFAQALIKKAQAGVTVKVIADTYGAKSIPQKYWHTLKAAGVEVLLFNPFTWRDPAANLRRNHRKLLIVDGEIVLIGGAGVSDLWDGNDETENHQPWLDYEVCFQGSLVARFQGIFLQHWLDTGGSLDWNSASSSQRHEQEETLLITKGEDPTQEDSGIRALFESLLQAARKRIWIASPYFLPNPNSCKILQQAKSRGIDVKILTMGVNNDKPPVRYASRRLYPKLLKAGIQIYEYQPSMMHAKCLLIDDDWVSLGSANLDSRSLFHNDELNISTSDRYLFPQIEQFFLDAFANSRLVSNRDLRHRSLQEHLIGRLTLLFRWYL, encoded by the coding sequence ATGAGTCAAACATTTATGTGGATATTTTTTACTATTAGCCTACTCATTCTCGTTACTTTAATAGTTCTCTATTTCCGAGGGTTATTCCGTTCTCAAACTTTTTACAAAATTAAGAATTTACCCTCACCAAGCACAGCTAACTTTCCTGTCACCATAGCTAGTCTGTCAGATTCCTTTATCACTCAGGGTAAAGTTACCGGATTTTATCGGGAAGCGGCAGATATTTTTGCGGCGCGACTGGAAGTAATCAATAGTGCTTCTCAATCCATTCAGTTTGAAACATTTATTATCACCCCCGGAAAACGTGCTGATGATTTTGCTCAAGCTTTAATAAAAAAAGCCCAAGCAGGTGTTACCGTCAAAGTAATTGCCGATACCTATGGCGCAAAAAGTATACCTCAGAAATACTGGCATACCCTCAAAGCCGCAGGGGTGGAAGTGCTGCTGTTCAATCCTTTCACTTGGAGAGATCCCGCCGCTAACCTCAGACGCAACCACCGTAAGTTACTGATAGTGGACGGAGAAATAGTCCTGATTGGGGGCGCTGGAGTTTCTGACTTGTGGGATGGAAATGACGAAACTGAAAATCACCAACCTTGGTTAGATTATGAGGTTTGTTTTCAAGGTTCTTTAGTTGCTCGTTTCCAAGGTATATTTCTGCAACACTGGCTAGACACGGGTGGTTCATTAGATTGGAACTCGGCGAGTAGTTCTCAGCGTCACGAACAAGAGGAAACCTTATTAATTACCAAGGGAGAAGATCCCACCCAGGAAGATTCAGGAATTCGCGCTCTGTTTGAATCATTACTGCAAGCGGCGAGAAAACGGATTTGGATCGCTAGCCCCTATTTTTTACCTAATCCCAACTCCTGCAAAATATTGCAGCAAGCAAAATCTAGAGGAATTGATGTCAAAATTTTGACAATGGGAGTGAATAATGATAAACCGCCAGTCCGCTATGCTTCTCGGCGATTGTACCCAAAACTGTTAAAAGCCGGCATCCAAATCTATGAATATCAGCCTAGCATGATGCACGCGAAGTGCTTATTAATAGATGATGATTGGGTCAGTTTGGGTAGTGCTAATCTTGACTCCCGGAGCTTATTTCATAATGACGAGTTAAATATTTCCACAAGCGATCGCTATTTATTCCCGCAGATAGAACAATTTTTTCTGGATGCTTTTGCAAATAGTCGGTTGGTGAGCAACAGGGATTTACGCCATCGTTCCTTGCAGGAGCATTTAATCGGACGTTTGACGTTGTTGTTTCGCTGGTATTTGTGA